Within Mongoliitalea daihaiensis, the genomic segment CCAGCTAGTGTAAACGAGTTCAAAGTTCCTCATGTGGGATGGAATAGCATCACTAACTACCAATCTCCTCTTTTAGAGGGGCTACAGGAAGAATCATTTGTCTATTATGTACATAGTTTCTACTGTGAATTGAGCGAGTATACCATCGCATCAACGAATTACGTCTTAGATTTTGCGGCTTTGATGCAAAAGGATAACTTTTATACCATGCAAGCACATCCAGAGAAAAGCGGACTGGTAGGGGAGCGCATACTGAAAAATTTTCTTAGTCTTTAATCAAAAAAATAATACACATGTATATCATACCTGCCATTGATTTGATTGGAGGGAAATGTGTTCGATTGACACAAGGTGATTATAACCAAAAGAAGGAGTACCACGATAGTCCTTTGGAAATGGCCAAGCGCTTTGAAGATGCAGGCATTCGACGCTTGCACTTAGTTGATCTTGACGGTGCAAAAGCCAAAAAAATCATAAATAGCCAAGTCCTCCAAAGGATCACGCAAGGTACCTCTCTTCAAGTTGATTTTGGAGGAGGTGTACAGTCGGACGAAGATGCTACTTTTGCATTTGAGTTAGGCGCACATCAACTCACGGGAGGCAGCATTGCTGTTAAAAATCCCTCGTTGTTTGAGTCTTGGATTGAAAAATTTGGTGGAGAACGTATTATTTTAGGCGCTGATGCAAAAGATCGAAAAATAGCCATCTCAGGGTGGGAAGAAACCACTTCGGTTGATTTGATCGATTTTATCAAAGCGTATCATGCCAAAGGAATTTCTTATGTAATCTGTACAGACGTAGCCAAAGACGGGCTTTTGCAAGGGCCTTCCACTGAACTTTATCAAGAAATTCTTCAAGAAATTCCAAGTATTCGTTTAATTGCCAGTGGAGGAGTTTCTACGATGCAAGATTTGGAAGATTTGCAAAAAACGGGTGTTTATGGAGCAATAGTCGGAAAAGCTTATTACGAGGGAAGAATAAGTTTAGAAGAGTTGG encodes:
- the hisA gene encoding 1-(5-phosphoribosyl)-5-[(5-phosphoribosylamino)methylideneamino]imidazole-4-carboxamide isomerase produces the protein MYIIPAIDLIGGKCVRLTQGDYNQKKEYHDSPLEMAKRFEDAGIRRLHLVDLDGAKAKKIINSQVLQRITQGTSLQVDFGGGVQSDEDATFAFELGAHQLTGGSIAVKNPSLFESWIEKFGGERIILGADAKDRKIAISGWEETTSVDLIDFIKAYHAKGISYVICTDVAKDGLLQGPSTELYQEILQEIPSIRLIASGGVSTMQDLEDLQKTGVYGAIVGKAYYEGRISLEELASFGK